A stretch of the Candidatus Binatia bacterium genome encodes the following:
- the accB gene encoding acetyl-CoA carboxylase biotin carboxyl carrier protein gives MELTQEEVLKILDLIEKSNFDYMQLQVGELKLTVSKGNYIPGSDSEAQPKSEKAVKPQAKAKEAKPKEKTPAPKPKAAAKVDGGLEIPAPMVGTFYAAPEPGAAPFVKLGSTIDEETTVGLIEVMKVFNAVQSRVRGTIADVCVQNGEFVEYGQTLFVVKPDGAGKKKSTLRQAQGGSSAEAHSKPKPGRTR, from the coding sequence ATGGAGCTCACCCAGGAAGAAGTTCTCAAAATTTTGGACCTGATCGAAAAGTCGAACTTCGACTACATGCAGCTCCAGGTCGGCGAGCTGAAGCTCACGGTCAGCAAAGGGAATTACATCCCCGGCTCCGATTCCGAGGCGCAACCAAAGAGCGAGAAGGCTGTCAAGCCTCAGGCCAAAGCTAAAGAAGCCAAGCCAAAAGAAAAAACTCCGGCGCCGAAGCCGAAAGCGGCGGCGAAAGTCGACGGCGGACTTGAGATCCCCGCTCCAATGGTCGGGACGTTCTACGCGGCGCCGGAGCCGGGCGCGGCGCCGTTCGTCAAGTTGGGCTCCACGATCGACGAAGAAACGACCGTCGGACTCATCGAAGTGATGAAAGTCTTCAACGCGGTGCAATCGCGCGTGCGCGGAACGATTGCCGACGTCTGTGTGCAAAACGGCGAGTTCGTCGAGTATGGGCAGACCCTCTTCGTCGTAAAGCCGGACGGCGCCGGCAAGAAAAAATCAACCCTTCGACAAGCTCAGGGCGGGAGTTCGGCTGAGGCTCACTCGAAGCCCAAGCCAGGTCGAACCCGATGA
- a CDS encoding ORF6N domain-containing protein produces MTLRIETAILVVRAQRVMLASDLARIYGVETRVLNQAVQRNIDKFPEDFMFRLTRREAEEIAASRSQAVILKRGQNVKYLPFVFTEHGALMAANVLRSRRAVQMSVYVIRAFVRLREHIAANHAILKRLAEIDKTLLQYDTALRDIYRKLLPLLQPPPEPSKRKIGFLVKERAAKYGRREIGSTH; encoded by the coding sequence ATGACACTACGCATTGAAACTGCAATCCTCGTGGTCAGAGCCCAGCGAGTCATGCTCGCTTCCGATCTGGCACGGATTTATGGTGTCGAGACGCGCGTCCTCAATCAAGCGGTCCAACGGAACATCGACAAGTTTCCGGAAGATTTCATGTTCAGGTTGACGCGCCGAGAAGCGGAGGAGATCGCCGCTTCAAGATCACAAGCTGTGATCTTGAAGCGAGGGCAAAATGTCAAATACCTTCCGTTTGTCTTTACAGAGCACGGCGCGCTGATGGCGGCGAACGTGCTACGCAGTAGGCGCGCGGTGCAGATGAGCGTTTACGTGATCCGCGCCTTCGTCCGTCTCCGCGAGCACATCGCAGCAAACCATGCAATACTCAAGCGCCTCGCGGAGATCGACAAGACGCTATTGCAGTACGATACCGCGCTCCGCGATATCTATCGAAAACTGCTGCCGCTCCTACAGCCGCCACCGGAGCCAAGCAAGCGAAAGATAGGATTTCTTGTGAAAGAAAGAGCGGCAAAATACGGAAGGCGAGAAATCG